The Methylomarinum vadi genome has a window encoding:
- the pgi gene encoding glucose-6-phosphate isomerase, protein MSKLTNSVEWNAIAQHQRDIAASFSIKEAFKTDTDRFSKFSQVFNDILFDYSKNLIDEHTLPLLLKLTELAGLKQKTEDMFNGVMINTTERRSVLHTALRNRGSNPVHVDGKDVMPQIKRELEKMRIFSEQVRSGAWKGYTGKAITDIVNIGIGGSDLGPKMVCHALSPYARDDLKIHFVSNVDQADIVAALKKIDPETTLFLVASKVFNTQETMTNANSARRWFLEKVKDESAIKKHFAAISTHRENVIKFGIDPNNMFEFWNWVGGRFSLWSAVGLSIALYIGMDNFEELLQGAFEADMHFRQTPYENNIPVIMALLGIWYNNFFSAESHAILPYDQSLFYFPVYMQQGDMESNGKSIDFNGAKVDYSTGPIIWGQPGTNGQHAFYQLMHQGTKLVPCDFLAPAQSQHPLPEHHDILISNFLAQPEALMKGKTEEEVRQDLSAEDNQDQILVASKIFPGNKPSNSFLFKKLTPKTLGTLIAFYEHKIFVQGVIWNINSFDQMGVELGKVLAKKILPELKEDKEINSHDSSTNALINYYKKLR, encoded by the coding sequence ATGTCTAAATTAACAAACTCTGTTGAATGGAATGCGATTGCGCAACATCAGCGTGATATCGCAGCCAGCTTCTCCATAAAAGAGGCTTTCAAAACTGACACGGACCGCTTCAGTAAATTTTCACAGGTTTTTAACGACATACTATTCGATTATTCCAAAAATCTAATCGACGAACACACACTCCCCCTCCTGCTTAAATTAACGGAGTTAGCCGGCCTCAAACAAAAAACGGAAGACATGTTCAATGGTGTCATGATCAACACCACCGAGAGACGCTCGGTATTACACACGGCCTTGCGCAACAGAGGAAGCAACCCAGTGCACGTCGATGGAAAAGACGTCATGCCGCAGATCAAACGGGAGCTGGAGAAGATGCGGATATTCTCCGAACAAGTGAGGTCCGGGGCATGGAAAGGCTATACCGGCAAAGCGATCACCGATATCGTAAATATCGGTATCGGCGGCTCTGACTTAGGCCCCAAGATGGTCTGTCACGCCTTGTCTCCGTATGCCCGGGATGACTTGAAAATCCATTTCGTTTCCAATGTCGACCAAGCCGATATAGTCGCTGCATTGAAAAAAATCGATCCCGAGACCACGCTTTTTTTAGTGGCGTCCAAGGTTTTCAATACCCAGGAAACCATGACCAACGCCAATTCGGCGCGGCGCTGGTTTTTGGAGAAAGTCAAAGACGAATCCGCCATCAAAAAACACTTTGCCGCCATTTCGACCCACCGCGAAAACGTCATTAAATTCGGCATCGACCCAAACAACATGTTTGAATTCTGGAACTGGGTCGGGGGCCGGTTTTCATTATGGTCCGCAGTCGGTTTATCTATCGCCCTTTATATAGGGATGGATAACTTCGAAGAACTGCTGCAAGGGGCCTTCGAAGCCGACATGCACTTTCGCCAGACTCCTTATGAAAACAATATCCCGGTCATCATGGCCTTGCTGGGAATCTGGTATAACAATTTTTTCTCGGCGGAATCCCATGCAATCCTGCCGTACGATCAATCGTTATTTTACTTTCCCGTTTATATGCAGCAAGGCGACATGGAAAGCAATGGCAAATCGATCGATTTTAATGGCGCCAAGGTCGATTACAGCACCGGTCCGATCATTTGGGGCCAACCCGGCACAAACGGACAACACGCTTTCTATCAATTGATGCACCAAGGCACAAAACTGGTCCCATGCGATTTTCTGGCGCCCGCGCAAAGCCAACATCCCCTGCCCGAACATCACGACATCCTCATTTCCAATTTCCTGGCACAACCGGAAGCGTTGATGAAGGGCAAAACCGAGGAGGAAGTCCGCCAAGATTTAAGCGCTGAAGACAACCAAGACCAAATACTGGTCGCTTCTAAAATCTTCCCCGGCAACAAACCCTCCAACTCCTTCCTTTTTAAAAAACTGACTCCAAAAACACTCGGAACCCTAATCGCCTTCTATGAACATAAAATTTTTGTTCAAGGCGTGATTTGGAACATAAATTCGTTCGATCAGATGGGGGTAGAATTGGGCAAGGTCTTGGCCAAGAAGATTCTGCCTGAACTAAAAGAAGATAAAGAGATCAATAGCCATGACAGCTCAACCAATGCCCTGATTAATTATTACAAGAAATTACGGTGA
- the mltF gene encoding membrane-bound lytic murein transglycosylase MltF encodes MCFILLTSCDNTKTHLGFSRLEQIKHEGALHVLTRQAPTTYYEGPEGYTGLEYDLITLFANYLGVEAHFIVPNTFEGILKQISSGQADIAAAGLTITKERKHRMRFAPAYQTITEQIIYRSGKKRPKRIRDLSHGIIEVVKGTSHEATLKSLKKKHPQLEWNVNSELDTDGLLYLVNEGLIDYTIADSQQAAVIRSFYPRLNIAFDLTEPRQLAWALPPSRDNSLYDEVVKFFDKIKKDNTLQNLLEKHYGHTNNLNYVGNCKFRQHIKDRLPAYIEFFRSAAEKHNLDWRLLAAIGYQESHWNEEATSPTGVKGVMMLTHGTAKQLKIKDRTDPLQSINGGALYFKQRLKKIPARIAEPDRTWFALASYNVGYGHLEDARILTQQRGGNPDKWMDVKHSLPLLSKKKWYQKTKHGYARGREPVRYVENIRSYYDLLVWLSEDDPIEKNTMHAKSKEENGANAALNIESPAL; translated from the coding sequence TTGTGCTTCATACTGTTAACCTCTTGCGACAATACAAAAACTCACCTAGGCTTTTCCAGACTGGAACAAATCAAACATGAAGGCGCCTTACACGTTTTAACCCGTCAGGCCCCGACAACTTATTACGAGGGCCCGGAAGGCTATACCGGCTTAGAATACGATCTAATCACGCTATTCGCCAACTATTTGGGCGTGGAAGCCCATTTCATCGTGCCAAACACCTTCGAGGGAATTCTGAAGCAAATTTCCTCAGGCCAAGCGGATATCGCCGCGGCCGGCCTGACCATCACCAAGGAACGCAAACATCGAATGCGTTTTGCCCCGGCTTACCAAACCATCACCGAGCAAATCATTTACCGATCGGGCAAAAAACGTCCGAAACGGATCCGCGACTTAAGCCATGGCATTATCGAAGTCGTTAAAGGGACCAGTCATGAAGCCACGCTAAAATCTCTGAAGAAAAAGCATCCGCAACTGGAGTGGAACGTTAACAGCGAACTCGACACCGACGGCCTGTTGTATTTGGTCAACGAAGGGCTGATCGATTACACGATCGCAGATTCGCAACAAGCCGCCGTAATCCGCAGTTTCTATCCCCGGCTGAATATCGCTTTCGACCTGACCGAGCCGCGCCAATTGGCTTGGGCTCTTCCCCCATCCAGAGACAATTCTCTGTATGATGAAGTGGTCAAGTTTTTCGACAAAATCAAAAAAGACAATACCTTACAAAACCTGCTGGAAAAACATTACGGCCATACCAACAATTTGAACTATGTCGGCAATTGTAAATTCCGCCAACATATCAAGGACCGTTTACCCGCTTATATTGAATTCTTCAGATCGGCGGCCGAAAAACATAATCTCGATTGGCGCCTGCTGGCAGCCATCGGCTATCAGGAATCCCATTGGAACGAAGAAGCCACGTCGCCAACCGGCGTCAAGGGAGTGATGATGCTCACTCACGGCACCGCCAAGCAATTGAAAATTAAAGACCGCACCGACCCACTGCAGAGCATTAACGGCGGCGCACTCTATTTCAAACAGCGCTTGAAAAAAATTCCCGCCCGTATCGCGGAACCTGACCGCACCTGGTTCGCCTTGGCCTCTTACAACGTGGGTTACGGCCATTTGGAGGACGCTAGAATCTTGACCCAACAACGCGGCGGAAATCCGGACAAATGGATGGATGTCAAGCATAGCCTGCCGTTATTGAGCAAGAAAAAATGGTATCAAAAGACCAAGCACGGCTACGCCAGAGGGCGCGAACCGGTACGCTATGTCGAAAACATCCGCAGCTATTACGACTTGCTGGTCTGGCTCAGCGAGGACGACCCGATCGAGAAAAACACCATGCATGCCAAAAGCAAGGAAGAAAACGGCGCGAATGCCGCTTTGAATATTGAAAGTCCGGCGCTATAG
- the tadA gene encoding tRNA adenosine(34) deaminase TadA: MGMTLGDEAWMRHAIRLAQRAEEQGEVPIGAVLVADDQCIGEGWNLPIKSHDPSAHAEIMALREAGRKRENYRLIDSTLYVTLEPCVMCMGAIVHARIQRLVFGAFDPKRGAVCHALSLADAEFLNHRVEWLGGVLEEECSELLTSFFRARRKKRSIPIVDQNSAPRCPSKDAVD; the protein is encoded by the coding sequence ATGGGAATGACCTTGGGCGACGAAGCCTGGATGCGCCATGCGATTCGTTTGGCGCAGCGGGCTGAGGAACAAGGTGAAGTGCCGATCGGCGCGGTTCTGGTCGCGGATGATCAATGCATCGGGGAAGGTTGGAATTTACCGATAAAAAGCCACGACCCTTCCGCGCATGCCGAGATCATGGCCTTGCGTGAAGCCGGACGGAAGCGAGAGAACTACCGCTTGATCGATAGCACTTTGTATGTAACGCTGGAACCCTGCGTGATGTGCATGGGGGCTATCGTTCATGCGCGAATCCAGAGATTGGTGTTCGGGGCGTTCGATCCAAAGCGCGGTGCGGTGTGTCATGCGCTGAGTTTAGCCGATGCCGAGTTTCTAAACCATCGGGTGGAATGGTTGGGCGGCGTTCTGGAAGAGGAGTGTTCGGAGTTGCTGACAAGTTTTTTTCGAGCGCGCCGTAAAAAAAGAAGTATACCTATCGTAGACCAAAATTCGGCGCCGAGATGCCCGTCAAAGGACGCCGTGGATTAG
- a CDS encoding HEAT repeat domain-containing protein codes for MLNKRICLIFLVLLNACESGNDESTNKNNENKPVPAEKNTVVVPKMSTSTGLEENNADDLMQFSNSDLSFTERQVDELEAIRIDGREGGVVALLDALHSDMSEVRLEAVLGLQEYVENPEVVLSLMDVLDDPDNNVVVEAIDVLEAADDPRAIGKLEEIAEFHPDSMIRELARNLVDKLEASP; via the coding sequence ATGTTGAATAAAAGAATTTGTCTAATTTTTTTAGTGTTGCTGAACGCGTGTGAGAGTGGTAATGACGAGTCGACAAATAAAAATAATGAAAATAAACCGGTGCCCGCAGAAAAAAATACGGTAGTAGTTCCTAAAATGTCAACGTCAACCGGTTTGGAAGAGAATAATGCGGATGATTTAATGCAATTCAGTAACTCCGATTTGTCGTTCACAGAACGACAAGTTGACGAGTTAGAAGCAATTCGCATTGACGGACGAGAAGGTGGGGTGGTTGCGTTGTTGGACGCGTTGCACAGCGATATGTCCGAAGTTAGATTGGAAGCAGTTCTCGGACTGCAGGAATATGTCGAAAACCCTGAAGTCGTTTTGTCTTTAATGGATGTTTTGGACGACCCGGATAATAATGTGGTAGTCGAGGCTATTGATGTTTTGGAAGCGGCGGATGATCCTCGAGCGATTGGTAAACTCGAAGAAATAGCGGAGTTCCACCCGGATAGCATGATTCGGGAATTGGCTAGGAATTTAGTTGATAAATTGGAAGCGTCACCATGA
- a CDS encoding HEAT repeat domain-containing protein — protein MKKPYLYLCLIFVLACSSLRPHEPRIEGSEIEKIQAGHTSAKRVNVDLVSAFKKANSESIIDVQQLVKEYQQDYFESEDIDAKTDLLIAIAELDRINTVGFFIEALSDPEPEIRREAAIQLKQMVVNTEVREALIRSLDDRDADVLIEVIEALSDVKDKRIVDKFNDIGASHPDQMIREIALDYASKMGISE, from the coding sequence ATGAAGAAACCATATTTGTATTTATGTCTTATATTTGTTCTGGCTTGTTCCTCTTTAAGACCTCACGAACCACGAATAGAGGGTAGTGAGATAGAGAAGATTCAGGCAGGGCATACTTCGGCTAAGAGAGTTAATGTAGATTTGGTTTCCGCTTTCAAAAAAGCGAACTCCGAATCCATTATTGATGTTCAGCAGTTGGTCAAAGAATATCAGCAAGATTATTTCGAATCAGAGGATATAGATGCAAAAACAGACCTTCTTATTGCAATTGCGGAGTTAGATCGAATAAATACTGTAGGGTTTTTTATCGAGGCGTTAAGCGACCCCGAGCCAGAAATCAGGCGGGAGGCCGCCATTCAGTTGAAGCAGATGGTGGTAAACACTGAAGTTCGAGAAGCGCTGATTCGTTCATTGGATGATCGAGATGCTGATGTCCTGATAGAGGTCATTGAAGCACTTTCCGATGTAAAGGATAAGCGAATCGTAGATAAATTTAACGATATCGGGGCATCACATCCAGATCAAATGATTCGTGAAATTGCATTGGATTATGCAAGCAAAATGGGGATTTCGGAATAA
- the guaA gene encoding glutamine-hydrolyzing GMP synthase gives MNQQQSTNIHSHKILILDFGSQYTQLIARRIREIGVYCEIYSCECSDEEIKQFNPKGIILSGGPETVTSGGTPRAPQVVFDFGVPVLGICYGMQTMTEQMGGKVESSVHREFGYAQIRARGHSRLLNDIEDHTSPEGYGLLDVWMSHGDRVVELPQGFILIASSDGAPIAGIANEDKAFYGLQFHPEVTHTKQGGRILRRFVVDICGCETLWTANNIIEDSIQGVREQVGNDHVVLGLSGGVDSSVVAALLHKAIGEQLTCVFVDTGLLRLHEGDQVMATFAEHMGVKVIRVDAEQRYLEALKGVSDPEAKRKIIGNLFVEIFDEEAGKLIDAKWLAQGTIYPDVIESAGSKSGKAHLIKSHHNVGGLPEDMALKLVEPLRELFKDEVRKLGLELGLPADMIFRHPFPGPGLGVRILGEVNKKYADLLRQADAIFIEELYRHDLYDKVSQAFAVFLPVKSVGVMGDGRRYDYVIALRAVETIDFMTARWAHLPYDFLDLVSRRIINEVNGISRVTYDISGKPPATIEWE, from the coding sequence GTGAATCAGCAGCAATCAACCAATATTCATTCGCATAAAATTCTTATTTTGGATTTCGGTTCGCAATACACGCAGCTTATTGCTCGGCGAATCCGGGAAATCGGCGTTTATTGCGAGATTTATTCCTGCGAGTGCAGTGACGAAGAAATCAAGCAGTTTAATCCCAAAGGAATCATTTTGTCCGGCGGGCCGGAAACGGTAACCAGCGGCGGCACGCCGCGGGCACCCCAGGTTGTGTTCGATTTTGGTGTGCCGGTGCTGGGGATTTGTTATGGCATGCAAACCATGACCGAACAAATGGGCGGCAAGGTGGAGTCTTCCGTTCATCGTGAATTTGGCTATGCGCAAATTCGGGCCAGAGGGCATTCCCGGTTGTTGAATGACATCGAAGACCATACTTCACCAGAGGGTTATGGGTTGTTGGATGTTTGGATGAGCCATGGCGACAGGGTGGTTGAATTGCCGCAAGGTTTCATTCTGATCGCCAGCTCGGATGGTGCGCCGATTGCCGGTATCGCCAACGAGGATAAGGCTTTTTATGGTTTGCAGTTCCATCCCGAAGTGACTCATACCAAACAAGGCGGACGTATTTTGCGGCGCTTTGTCGTCGATATTTGCGGCTGCGAGACCCTGTGGACGGCCAATAATATTATCGAGGATAGCATTCAAGGGGTGCGGGAACAGGTCGGCAACGACCACGTTGTGCTGGGTTTGTCCGGCGGCGTCGATTCATCCGTGGTGGCGGCGCTGCTGCACAAGGCGATAGGCGAACAGTTGACCTGTGTATTCGTCGACACCGGTTTGTTGCGTTTACACGAGGGCGACCAGGTAATGGCCACTTTCGCCGAGCATATGGGGGTCAAGGTGATTCGGGTGGATGCCGAACAGCGTTACCTGGAAGCGTTAAAAGGTGTTTCCGATCCGGAAGCCAAGCGTAAAATCATCGGTAATCTGTTCGTCGAAATTTTCGACGAGGAAGCAGGCAAGTTGATCGATGCCAAATGGTTGGCGCAAGGTACGATTTATCCCGATGTGATCGAGTCGGCCGGTTCGAAAAGCGGTAAGGCGCATTTGATTAAGTCGCATCATAATGTCGGCGGTCTGCCGGAAGATATGGCGTTGAAACTGGTCGAGCCGTTACGGGAATTGTTTAAGGATGAAGTCAGAAAGCTGGGACTGGAATTGGGGCTCCCCGCCGATATGATTTTCCGTCATCCTTTCCCGGGGCCGGGTTTGGGGGTCCGCATTCTCGGTGAGGTGAACAAGAAATATGCCGATTTGTTGCGGCAGGCCGATGCGATTTTTATCGAAGAGCTTTACCGGCATGATTTGTATGACAAGGTGAGCCAGGCTTTCGCGGTATTCTTGCCGGTCAAATCGGTCGGCGTCATGGGCGACGGGCGGCGCTATGATTATGTAATTGCCTTGCGCGCGGTCGAGACCATCGATTTCATGACGGCGCGCTGGGCACATTTGCCGTATGATTTCCTGGACTTGGTGTCGCGCCGAATTATCAATGAGGTCAATGGTATTTCCCGGGTGACTTACGATATTTCCGGTAAGCCGCCGGCGACTATTGAATGGGAATGA
- the guaB gene encoding IMP dehydrogenase has protein sequence MQVLQEALTFDDVLLVPAHSTVLPREVELTTQLTRNIRLNIPLVSAAMDTVTEARLAIAMAQEGGIGIIHKNMTAKQQAREVRKVKKYESGVIKEPITVSPGVTVREVMELTRAKSISGVPVVDGEELVGIVTSRDLRFETRLDEKVTSVMTPKERLITVNESDDRKQAIELLHKHRIEKILVVNDDFHLRGMITVKDIQKAKDYPQACKDDQERLRVGAAVGTGPGTEERVDELVKAGVDVIVVDTAHGHSQGVLDRVRWVKQNYPDVQVIGGNIATAEAARALVEAGADGVKVGIGPGSICTTRIIAGVGVPQITAVSNVADALKGSGVPLIADGGIRYSGDVAKALAAGAHCVMMGGLFAGTEEAPGEVELYQGRSYKSYRGMGSLGAMSQQQGSSDRYFQEDADSVEKLVPEGIEGRVPYKGTLLAIIHQLLGGIRASMGYTGCESIVKMHEKAQFVRVTGAGMRESHVHDVAITKEAPNYRLS, from the coding sequence ATGCAAGTATTACAAGAAGCACTCACGTTCGACGATGTTTTATTGGTGCCTGCGCATTCGACCGTATTGCCGCGTGAGGTTGAACTGACAACTCAACTTACCCGGAATATTCGATTGAATATTCCGCTTGTTTCAGCCGCGATGGATACAGTAACGGAAGCGCGTTTGGCGATCGCGATGGCTCAGGAGGGCGGCATAGGCATTATTCATAAGAATATGACGGCCAAGCAGCAGGCTCGGGAAGTCCGTAAGGTTAAAAAATACGAAAGCGGGGTTATTAAAGAACCGATCACGGTTTCTCCTGGCGTGACTGTCAGGGAAGTAATGGAGCTGACTCGCGCCAAGAGCATTTCCGGGGTGCCGGTAGTCGATGGCGAAGAATTGGTCGGCATCGTCACCAGCCGCGACTTACGTTTCGAGACGCGCTTGGATGAAAAAGTGACGTCGGTTATGACGCCTAAAGAGAGGTTGATTACCGTTAACGAATCGGATGACCGGAAACAAGCAATCGAGTTATTGCATAAGCACCGCATTGAGAAAATTTTGGTTGTCAACGACGACTTCCACTTGCGAGGTATGATTACCGTCAAGGACATTCAAAAAGCAAAAGATTACCCGCAAGCTTGCAAGGATGATCAAGAACGATTAAGAGTGGGCGCAGCCGTCGGAACCGGTCCCGGTACTGAGGAACGAGTCGATGAATTGGTGAAGGCCGGCGTCGATGTGATCGTCGTCGATACCGCACATGGACACTCCCAAGGCGTTTTGGATCGGGTGCGTTGGGTGAAACAAAATTATCCCGACGTCCAGGTGATCGGTGGTAATATTGCGACGGCAGAGGCGGCTAGAGCGTTGGTCGAAGCGGGCGCGGACGGCGTTAAGGTCGGCATCGGGCCTGGCTCGATTTGCACCACGCGTATCATTGCCGGCGTCGGCGTTCCGCAAATCACGGCTGTCAGTAATGTGGCGGACGCATTGAAAGGATCGGGCGTGCCGCTAATAGCGGACGGCGGTATCCGCTACTCCGGTGATGTTGCGAAGGCCTTGGCTGCCGGGGCGCACTGCGTGATGATGGGTGGCTTGTTTGCCGGCACGGAAGAAGCACCGGGTGAGGTCGAACTCTATCAAGGGCGTTCCTATAAATCCTATCGCGGCATGGGATCTCTGGGCGCAATGTCGCAGCAGCAGGGCTCCAGCGACCGCTATTTCCAGGAAGACGCCGACAGCGTTGAGAAGCTGGTGCCGGAAGGCATCGAAGGCCGGGTGCCTTATAAAGGCACGCTACTGGCTATCATTCATCAATTACTGGGCGGCATTCGCGCCAGCATGGGTTATACCGGTTGTGAAAGTATCGTGAAAATGCACGAAAAGGCGCAGTTTGTCCGAGTCACTGGCGCCGGCATGCGGGAGAGCCATGTGCATGACGTCGCGATTACCAAGGAAGCGCCTAATTATCGTTTGTCCTGA